DNA sequence from the Desulfosporosinus sp. Sb-LF genome:
AGGATATGGACCCCATAATCCAGGACGATATATGGCGTCGGGTAGTTGCGCTAGGTGCACAAAGCTAGTACCCATGATAATTCCCATTTGACCTGGTTCTACTGCCCCCATACCCAAGAGGCCGATATGCGCATCGATCCCCCCCTGAAATACCATTATATCCTCCGGAATACCCAGTTCCTTCGCGGTTTCAGACCGAATTTTCCCTATATGCTGACCGACAGGAATAACATCTATGGGTAATTTTTCTGCATAATCCTCTAGGCCAATTTCGCTCATGAAATCCGGCGACCAACCACCCTCCACATCGGCGTAATTCCACTTGCAAGTGGCCGTGCAGCGTGAAGCTACCCAACGCCCTGTTAACCGAAAATTAAGCCAGTCTTGTTCTTCAACAATCAAACTTGAACGATTGTATAGATCTGAACAATTTTCTTTTAACCAGAGCACCTTAGGGATCATCCACTCCACAGAATCCGATCCACCGGAGTATTGAAGGCGCGAATGACCTGATTGATTGATTCGTTCAGCCTCTTTGACCGCACGGTTATCCATCCAAAGAATTGCTTGGATCAGCGGCTTGCCGGTATCGTCAACCGCCAGAACCGTGGAAGATGTTGAACAAATGGTTAGGCCCCTTAATTGATTAACATCTTCCACGCTTCCCAAGCATATCGCCAGTGCTTGTTTAAAGGCCTGCCACCAATTCTGTGGGTCTTGCTCAGCCCAGCCGGGTTGAGGGTAAGATGTCGGGTATTCGGCAAAGGCCATCTTTACTAAAGCGCCGAATTGATTCATGACAGCCACCCGAACACCTTGTGTGCCAAAATCAGCCGAGAGCAACAGAGTATCACTGGCATCCATTAGCATAATCCCCTCCTGTGTTTAGGGTAAAAATAATACTTTATTGAAGAAGAAATTCTTATCCATCAACTTCTTGAAGATCTCAGGCCCCTCATCCAAACTTAGTCGATGACTAGTTATCACGTCTGTTTGGAGTTTTCCCTCAGACATTAACTCTAGGCTATAAGTCCATTCACGACCTGGAAACGGATTAGAGAAAGAATTCCAGGAACCTTTAACAGCCAGCTCATGTCTGAGAATCGTGTTGACTGCTTTTTCGCTGAGTTCTAATTTATCGTGAGATATTCCAACAAACACGACCCTAGCTAATTTTCCAGCAGAACAAACCGCCTGGTTCTGAGCAATGCGCGATCCAGCAGTTTCAATGACTAAATCAACGCCTTTTCCCCCAGTGAGCGTGTTGAGCTTCTCAATTGGGTCCTCTGTCAAGCCATTAATGACTTCATCAGCACCAACCGCTTTGGCAACCACTAATTTGTCATCTTTAATATCGACCGCTATCACCCGACTAGCACCCAGAATTTTGGCAAATTGTATGGCAAAGAGTCCTATCGGCCCGGCACCAAAAACAGCAACAGTTTCTCCTGAATTTAAGCTCCCATTCCAAATGGCATGAATAGCATTAGCAGCAGGGTCTGTCATCGCGCCTGCTTCAAATGAAACATTGTCCGGCATTAATAACAAATTATCCACGGGTACATCGACATATTCTGCCATGGCCCCATCACGCCTAGAACCGAAGTAATCGTAAGTTTCACAGAGAGAATAATGCCCTGAAGCACACCACTGACACGTTTTGCAAGGAATCAACGGAGCAACTACGACTCTATCTCCAACGTTCCACGCTCCAGCTTCGTTAACAGCCACGATTTCTCCACTAAATTCATGTCCAACGGTAAGGTTTGGACGGTAAGCACCGAAGACATTGACTCTACCAATATCTGAACCGCAAATACCCACTGCTTTAACCTTGACTAATACGTTTCCCGCTTTTAGTTCAGGTACTTCAACATCTTCTACTCGAACATCTCCAGGTGCAAACAATTTAATCGCTTTGATAATGAACATCTCCCATCAGATTATTATTTAGTTATGTTTAAGAGTTCAAGACACTTTTGAGCAGAAACCTCATCAATAAACAAAGTGTTAATATACTTTCCTCTCAGGGCCCCAATGATAGCCTCTGCTTTCTCTTCGCCATTTGCAACACCAATGGTATACTCCTTAGCACTGAGATCGTCTAAGGTAATTCCCACAGTTCTTTGGTTTAATTCATCATCAGCAATTGATCCATCAAGGCGGAAATAGCGGGAACATATATCCCCAACTGAGCCATTTTTTAATAATTCGTCGTATTCTTCATGTTTGAAATATCCAGCCTTTACTAGGATAGACTCTTCTGAAACTCGCCCAATTCCGAGAAGGGCGATTCGTGCCTCTCGACCTAAATCAAGAGATTGTTTTACATTCGAATCAGCTACGAGCGCTCTGGCTAAATCGATACTATCAACGATCGCTGGAACGGGTAGCATGTAAGGCACAGCATGAAAGGCTTGAACAAATCGTTCCATGATGGTTGTCGATTGGGTAGAAAGATAGTTCTTGGTAACCCCACCGTTCAGCTGGACAACTCTAATATTTTCAGCTGGGTATTCTTCTAAATGCTTGACCACAAAATGTAAGGTTGTTCCCCAAGATACTCCAATCACATCACCATCTTTGACGATCTCACCAAGAAAGTTACTGACAGCGCGCCCCAAATCATTGAGAATCGCATCAGGGTGATTAACTGTTACTGGTACAACGTAAACTTTTTTTAGATCAAAGTACTCTCGCAGGGTATCCGCTAATTCGTCTATTGACTGCAGAGAATAGACGACTTTGATTTCGACAATTCCTTCTTTATGGGCCTTATCAAGAAGACGACTTACTTTTGCCTTCGAAATACCTTCCATTTTAGCTATTTCATCTTGTTTATAACCAAATTCATAATACATTCGAGCTATTTTAACTAGTAATCTGACTATAAACTTCACCTTCTCCCCAAATCATTGACTATTCTTATTTATTTTGAATCTTTTAATTTGCAATAATATTCGACCTAAGATCCCAAAATCCTGCTAAGAAATGAAATTAATTTCTTAGTTGTGAAACTAATTTCAACGTTGTTTAAAGAAATATATTCTTTCGTATTAAATTTTAGAAGGTGTTTGACAAAGATTGTTTGTTAAATGCCTTCTAGCCAACGCTGTTCAAAGTTTGGAAACCTGCTAAAAAAGAAAAAGCGAGCCAAAGGCCCGCTTAATTTATACGCAATATACGTTTCTATACTTTTAATTCTCTATCACTAAATTCGGCGAAGTATCGCTCCCTCTCATGTAGGAAATTGCTGCACCTATAAGGCTTATAACAAATGAAATTGCAAATGCCGTTCTTAAGCCCCCTATAAACTGTGCTATCGCAATGCCTTGAGACCCTACCTGTGTACCAGCAAAAAGACCTTGAAACGCTTCAGGAGTTATGCTTGATGAGATAATAGCCATTGACAGTGCAATACTAATTACATTTCCTGCATTATTCATCATGGTCCTTACCCCACCAGCAATTCCTCGTCTTTCAGCAGAAACGGCCCCCATGATAGCACTGGTATTCGGTGAAAAAAATATGCCAGATCCCATTCCTGAAATGAACATCCAAATCACCAATTCTGTAATTGAAGTAGTTTCTTTTATTTCCATTAGTCCGATAAGTCCCACGGCCGATATTAAGAGTCCCAGGGAACTCAGCATCCTCGAACCATATCGGTCCGACAGTCTTCCACTAATCGGAGCCATGATCATCATAGAAATTGCAAAAGGAGCGAGAAGGATTCCAGCAACGACGGGATCAAAACCTTTTATTCCCTGAAAGTAAAAGACTAGCAGAAAGGTAATGGCCCCCCGAGCAATTCCATTCAAAAGATTACTACTAAAAGCAAACGTAAGCATTCGATTTCTAAAAAGGCTCAGGTCCAGCATGGGCTGATCTACTTTGTTTTCAATGTAAACAAAGGCAGCCATAAAGATTATTGCGAGTGCAAATAATACTAGGGTCGAGAGGTTCAACCATCCCTTAAATCCGCCAAAGGTAAGGGCAACCAATAGAGATAGCATACCAATTGTAAATAACAGTGTCCCTAACCAGTCAAATTTTTGTTTTTGAGGAAGCATTTCCACTTCCCTCAGTTGCATCCATGCCCATATCGCACCAAAAACTCCTATAGGAAGATTGATATAAAAAATCCAGCGCCAACCTATAGAAATTAAGGCTCCCCCAAGAATTGGGCCGACTACTGAACCAACACTGAGGATCATACCATTAATACCCAAAGCCTTTCCAAGCTCCTCCCTGGGAAATGC
Encoded proteins:
- a CDS encoding FGGY-family carbohydrate kinase, whose protein sequence is MLMDASDTLLLSADFGTQGVRVAVMNQFGALVKMAFAEYPTSYPQPGWAEQDPQNWWQAFKQALAICLGSVEDVNQLRGLTICSTSSTVLAVDDTGKPLIQAILWMDNRAVKEAERINQSGHSRLQYSGGSDSVEWMIPKVLWLKENCSDLYNRSSLIVEEQDWLNFRLTGRWVASRCTATCKWNYADVEGGWSPDFMSEIGLEDYAEKLPIDVIPVGQHIGKIRSETAKELGIPEDIMVFQGGIDAHIGLLGMGAVEPGQMGIIMGTSFVHLAQLPDAIYRPGLWGPYPNALVEGLWLLEGGQVSCGSLTRWFKDHFAADLKYTHPEEEPYQVLADEAAKIPPGSEGIVVLDTWQGNRTPYRDPLVKGSFWGLTLSHTRAHLYRALLESVSYGTRNILESFSATNFKIQQLIASGGALKNRLWLQIIADVTSLPIRLPSFSEAGILGCAICSASGLGLYSNLLEASKAMVCYGEEIYPDPANYELYSFYFNQYKKTYELLAPQMHQMYRFQQRGGSDG
- a CDS encoding galactitol-1-phosphate 5-dehydrogenase, encoding MFIIKAIKLFAPGDVRVEDVEVPELKAGNVLVKVKAVGICGSDIGRVNVFGAYRPNLTVGHEFSGEIVAVNEAGAWNVGDRVVVAPLIPCKTCQWCASGHYSLCETYDYFGSRRDGAMAEYVDVPVDNLLLMPDNVSFEAGAMTDPAANAIHAIWNGSLNSGETVAVFGAGPIGLFAIQFAKILGASRVIAVDIKDDKLVVAKAVGADEVINGLTEDPIEKLNTLTGGKGVDLVIETAGSRIAQNQAVCSAGKLARVVFVGISHDKLELSEKAVNTILRHELAVKGSWNSFSNPFPGREWTYSLELMSEGKLQTDVITSHRLSLDEGPEIFKKLMDKNFFFNKVLFLP
- a CDS encoding sugar-binding transcriptional regulator; this encodes MYYEFGYKQDEIAKMEGISKAKVSRLLDKAHKEGIVEIKVVYSLQSIDELADTLREYFDLKKVYVVPVTVNHPDAILNDLGRAVSNFLGEIVKDGDVIGVSWGTTLHFVVKHLEEYPAENIRVVQLNGGVTKNYLSTQSTTIMERFVQAFHAVPYMLPVPAIVDSIDLARALVADSNVKQSLDLGREARIALLGIGRVSEESILVKAGYFKHEEYDELLKNGSVGDICSRYFRLDGSIADDELNQRTVGITLDDLSAKEYTIGVANGEEKAEAIIGALRGKYINTLFIDEVSAQKCLELLNITK
- a CDS encoding MFS transporter, which codes for MKKIEYKWIALSCTSLGVLFSVLSSNTLIIALPDIMKELHASMNTIMWTVMIYMLAITILVPSIGRIADMIGRKKLFVSGFIVFTIGSLLCGFSQTALQLILFRFVQSIGGALLLAVSTPMVADAFPREELGKALGINGMILSVGSVVGPILGGALISIGWRWIFYINLPIGVFGAIWAWMQLREVEMLPQKQKFDWLGTLLFTIGMLSLLVALTFGGFKGWLNLSTLVLFALAIIFMAAFVYIENKVDQPMLDLSLFRNRMLTFAFSSNLLNGIARGAITFLLVFYFQGIKGFDPVVAGILLAPFAISMMIMAPISGRLSDRYGSRMLSSLGLLISAVGLIGLMEIKETTSITELVIWMFISGMGSGIFFSPNTSAIMGAVSAERRGIAGGVRTMMNNAGNVISIALSMAIISSSITPEAFQGLFAGTQVGSQGIAIAQFIGGLRTAFAISFVISLIGAAISYMRGSDTSPNLVIEN